One genomic segment of uncultured Desulfobacter sp. includes these proteins:
- the recC gene encoding exodeoxyribonuclease V subunit gamma: MIQITVSRCSTLISLNPGSILFKYQRLGNSAMLNLIKSNRMENLAQALCSVIDENPGNPISPEFIGIQSRGMKQWLSQVIARHFGICANVRFMFPRQMLEYIREHSCESQGIGFTELGLLNRDMMAWAVLDALMTRGAETDRSDKSLWGPETYLQHDDTGTKAMALSRRIAIVLDDYQVYRPDMLVAWGRGENQEFEDPHALWQAALWQGLIKKGMSLPDQMQACVAALEGGAVNAMALPRRISLFGISAIPPFFLDLFNRLGRKMDVFLFLLTPTYQFFFDLPSPQQQEKAALKNKALLELPEEGNPLLGALGQSSRETQGLLENFDYDEPMGDLFADPVEPGVTDMLRVIQSDILNLVWRGKSRADAPMAVSPGDNSLAVHACHSPMREAQVLKDLILDAFNNDPGLCPHDVVVMMPDIEAYAPFLEAVFSQSPGLPFTVSDRRRRSESLTLSAFLNILDMKETRLEKSKIMGLLSCPVIADKFGLTMGDQELVSALFDAAGILWGKDGAHRQKILGQPYEHNSWAFGLNRLMAGFALPEASTVFVNDVLPCDGIEGLEGDILGKCTHFIHSLFKALELMDSPGTVREWATRFRTIIADMLAKDLGNDGDMAVLLNALDDMEKDADQAGFERQISFPAVRLALTAKLDVNISQGSFLAGGITFCNLMPMRSIPFKLVCLMGMDAQSFPRTGSSPGFDLIRQNPRLGDKQERLEDCELFLEALLCARLRLIITYTGMHISDNSPVPIASPVAELVDTVENSFVFPQGFQWQFAHPLHPFSPVYFSKTSAPGYFSYSNARCRICNSRHTRNNGHGNSAGVPDFCFRDPEGDNAFQQKASEETPMIALADLVAFFRHPVRYYVTGTLGVIYPEPGQETDEREPFRLSGLSFYQLGSLAVENRKKLDLYPIVKAQGCLPFGKKGEQEWARINDLAEPVKHLAQNELPDEDPRTLDLCLQIDSCCITGRVTDVYDQGRAVAGFGRLNPSRLLTQWIMHLAYSCVEDHPGTTVMVGQDPKGRNPAVKFEFSAIEEKTRAQALLLDLAGDYLAGKARVFPFFADLCFQLVLDLSSRDYDLSAPSLAKALNKCAGLWRNNFSSTGESFNRYTTLVFGQDNPFANPLALEHSGVLDSGLAVYRPMLEHLTS, translated from the coding sequence ATGATACAAATCACAGTATCCAGGTGTTCAACCCTTATAAGCCTGAATCCAGGCTCCATTCTTTTTAAGTATCAAAGGCTTGGGAACAGTGCCATGCTCAATTTGATCAAAAGCAACCGCATGGAAAATCTGGCCCAGGCCCTTTGTTCTGTAATCGACGAGAACCCCGGCAATCCCATTTCACCCGAATTCATCGGCATCCAGTCCCGGGGGATGAAACAATGGCTCTCCCAGGTGATCGCCCGTCACTTCGGGATATGCGCCAATGTACGCTTTATGTTTCCCCGGCAGATGCTTGAATATATCCGGGAGCACAGCTGCGAAAGCCAGGGAATAGGCTTTACGGAATTGGGTTTGCTGAACCGGGACATGATGGCTTGGGCTGTTCTGGACGCATTGATGACCAGGGGAGCGGAAACGGACCGGTCAGACAAGAGCCTTTGGGGACCTGAAACATACCTCCAACATGACGACACCGGCACCAAGGCCATGGCGTTAAGCCGCAGGATCGCAATCGTTCTGGATGATTACCAGGTATACCGTCCGGACATGCTGGTGGCCTGGGGCAGGGGAGAAAACCAAGAATTTGAAGATCCTCATGCCTTGTGGCAGGCTGCTTTGTGGCAGGGCTTGATCAAAAAAGGCATGTCCCTGCCCGACCAGATGCAGGCCTGTGTTGCCGCACTTGAAGGCGGTGCCGTTAATGCAATGGCTTTACCCCGGCGCATATCCCTTTTTGGAATTTCTGCCATACCCCCTTTTTTTTTAGACCTTTTTAATCGATTGGGCCGGAAAATGGATGTTTTTCTGTTTCTGCTCACGCCGACCTATCAGTTCTTTTTTGATCTGCCTTCGCCCCAGCAACAGGAAAAGGCCGCATTGAAAAATAAGGCCCTTTTAGAGTTGCCCGAAGAGGGCAATCCCCTGCTTGGTGCCCTGGGCCAGAGCAGCCGGGAGACCCAGGGGCTTTTGGAAAATTTTGACTATGACGAGCCCATGGGTGACCTGTTTGCTGACCCGGTTGAACCGGGCGTTACCGATATGCTCAGGGTGATCCAGTCCGACATCCTGAACCTTGTCTGGCGGGGAAAGAGCAGGGCGGATGCCCCCATGGCCGTTTCACCCGGCGATAATTCCCTGGCCGTCCATGCCTGCCATTCCCCCATGCGCGAAGCCCAGGTGCTAAAGGATCTTATCCTGGATGCCTTTAATAATGATCCCGGACTTTGCCCCCATGATGTGGTGGTGATGATGCCCGACATTGAGGCCTATGCCCCTTTTCTGGAGGCCGTATTTTCCCAGTCGCCGGGGCTGCCCTTTACCGTGTCGGACCGCCGCCGCCGTTCTGAATCCTTAACTCTTTCGGCCTTTTTAAATATCCTTGACATGAAAGAGACACGTCTTGAAAAATCAAAAATCATGGGACTTTTATCCTGTCCTGTCATTGCGGATAAATTCGGCCTGACCATGGGAGACCAGGAACTTGTTTCCGCCCTGTTTGACGCTGCCGGGATTTTGTGGGGCAAGGATGGTGCCCATCGCCAAAAGATTCTGGGCCAACCCTATGAACACAACTCCTGGGCCTTTGGCCTGAATCGGCTCATGGCAGGGTTTGCCCTGCCCGAAGCAAGTACCGTGTTTGTCAATGATGTGCTTCCCTGTGACGGGATTGAAGGACTTGAAGGGGATATTTTAGGAAAATGTACCCATTTTATTCATTCGTTGTTCAAGGCCCTGGAACTGATGGATTCCCCCGGCACGGTCCGGGAATGGGCCACCCGCTTCCGGACCATTATTGCGGACATGCTGGCAAAGGATCTTGGTAATGACGGGGATATGGCGGTGCTGCTCAATGCCCTGGATGATATGGAAAAAGATGCTGACCAGGCCGGATTTGAAAGACAAATCTCTTTTCCCGCCGTTCGCCTGGCCCTGACTGCCAAGCTTGATGTGAATATTTCCCAGGGCAGTTTCCTCGCCGGGGGGATTACGTTCTGTAATCTTATGCCCATGCGCAGCATCCCGTTCAAGCTTGTCTGCCTGATGGGAATGGATGCCCAAAGTTTTCCCAGGACAGGCAGTTCCCCCGGCTTTGACCTGATCCGCCAAAATCCCAGGCTCGGGGACAAGCAGGAACGCCTGGAGGATTGTGAGCTGTTTCTGGAGGCTTTGCTGTGCGCACGTCTTCGGCTCATCATTACCTATACCGGTATGCACATCAGTGACAATTCTCCTGTTCCCATTGCCTCCCCTGTGGCGGAGCTGGTTGATACCGTTGAGAATAGCTTTGTCTTTCCCCAGGGGTTCCAATGGCAGTTTGCCCATCCCTTGCATCCGTTCAGTCCGGTCTATTTTTCAAAAACCAGCGCGCCCGGATATTTTTCCTATTCAAATGCCCGGTGCCGGATCTGCAACAGCCGGCACACCCGCAACAATGGACATGGAAATAGCGCCGGGGTACCTGATTTTTGCTTCCGGGACCCCGAGGGTGACAACGCCTTTCAACAAAAGGCGTCAGAAGAGACACCAATGATTGCCCTTGCCGATCTCGTTGCGTTTTTCAGGCATCCTGTTCGTTATTATGTCACCGGTACCCTGGGCGTGATCTATCCGGAGCCGGGGCAGGAGACCGATGAACGCGAACCTTTCAGGCTGTCCGGACTGTCCTTTTATCAACTGGGTTCCCTGGCGGTTGAAAATCGTAAAAAACTTGATCTTTACCCCATCGTAAAGGCCCAAGGCTGTCTGCCCTTTGGAAAAAAAGGAGAACAGGAATGGGCCAGAATCAATGATCTGGCAGAACCTGTAAAGCATCTGGCCCAAAATGAACTCCCTGACGAGGACCCACGCACACTTGATTTGTGTTTACAAATAGATTCCTGCTGCATCACAGGCCGGGTGACCGATGTGTATGACCAGGGCCGGGCCGTGGCAGGTTTTGGCAGACTGAATCCATCCCGGCTGCTGACCCAGTGGATCATGCACCTGGCGTATTCGTGTGTTGAAGACCATCCCGGAACCACCGTGATGGTGGGGCAGGACCCCAAGGGCCGCAATCCTGCGGTGAAATTTGAATTTTCCGCTATTGAAGAAAAGACCCGGGCCCAGGCGTTGCTCCTGGATCTGGCCGGAGATTACCTGGCCGGAAAGGCAAGGGTTTTTCCCTTTTTTGCCGATCTTTGTTTCCAGCTGGTTTTGGATCTATCTTCACGGGACTATGATCTGTCAGCACCATCCCTGGCAAAGGCCTTAAATAAATGTGCCGGTTTGTGGCGCAACAATTTTAGTTCAACCGGGGAAAGTTTTAATCGCTACACAACCCTTGTTTTTGGTCAGGACAACCCCTTTGCAAATCCGTTGGCCCTTGAACATTCCGGGGTGCTGGATTCAGGCCTTGCCGTGTACAGGCCCATGCTGGAGCATTTAACATCATGA
- a CDS encoding adenine phosphoribosyltransferase: MDLKQNIRSIPNWPIEGVVFRDVTTLMQDPVAFRYSCDILYDRYKDKNLDKMIGIDARGFVFGAVVAYRLGVGFVPVRKKGKLPHKTIAQSYSLEYGEDTLEMHEDAVTPGEKVVIVDDLIATGGTVGATVKLVKQLGAELLECAFVVELPDLKGRDQIPDCPVFSITEFGGV, translated from the coding sequence ATGGATTTAAAGCAGAACATCAGAAGCATTCCGAACTGGCCCATAGAAGGTGTTGTTTTCAGGGACGTGACCACATTGATGCAGGACCCCGTAGCATTTAGATATTCTTGTGATATCCTTTACGATCGCTATAAGGACAAGAATCTTGACAAGATGATCGGCATTGATGCCAGAGGCTTTGTGTTTGGTGCTGTGGTGGCCTATCGCCTTGGTGTCGGTTTTGTCCCGGTGCGTAAAAAAGGAAAGCTGCCCCACAAGACCATTGCACAGAGCTACAGCCTTGAATATGGCGAAGACACCCTTGAGATGCATGAGGATGCTGTTACCCCTGGCGAAAAAGTGGTCATTGTGGACGACCTCATTGCAACCGGCGGCACTGTGGGTGCCACGGTCAAACTGGTAAAGCAGCTGGGAGCTGAATTGCTGGAATGTGCCTTTGTTGTAGAATTGCCTGATCTCAAGGGCCGGGATCAGATTCCCGACTGTCCTGTGTTTAGTATCACTGAGTTTGGGGGAGTATAA
- the mtnP gene encoding S-methyl-5'-thioadenosine phosphorylase translates to MIRIGIIGGSGLDDPDILENCEKIEVDTPYGPPSSDIMAGLINDTQVLILARHGRKHQYSPTQVNNRANIYALKQAGATHILATTACGSLREEIDRGHFVILDQFIDFTRFRKNTFTDSFEQGVVHTAMAHPFDASLRNVLYRSAIDLGLNAHDKGCVVTIEGPRFSTVAESNMFRLWGADVINMSTAPEAMLANEAGIPYAAVAMATDYDCWKQDEAPVTWDEILSVFNKNADNVKQLFIKAVSQITAMG, encoded by the coding sequence ATGATACGGATCGGCATTATTGGCGGGTCAGGACTGGATGACCCTGATATTTTAGAAAATTGTGAAAAAATTGAGGTAGACACCCCCTATGGTCCGCCTTCATCAGATATCATGGCCGGTCTGATCAACGACACCCAGGTATTGATTCTGGCAAGACACGGCCGCAAGCACCAGTACAGCCCCACCCAGGTGAACAACCGGGCAAATATATATGCCCTGAAACAGGCCGGCGCCACTCATATTCTTGCCACAACCGCCTGTGGCAGCCTGAGGGAGGAAATTGACCGGGGTCATTTTGTGATTCTGGATCAGTTCATTGATTTTACCCGGTTTCGTAAAAATACTTTTACCGACTCTTTTGAACAAGGCGTGGTTCATACGGCCATGGCCCATCCCTTTGATGCGTCCCTGCGCAATGTGCTGTACAGATCTGCTATAGATCTGGGACTGAACGCCCATGACAAAGGATGCGTGGTTACCATTGAAGGCCCCCGGTTTTCAACCGTGGCGGAATCCAATATGTTCAGGCTGTGGGGCGCGGATGTCATCAATATGTCCACGGCACCCGAGGCCATGCTTGCCAATGAGGCGGGCATCCCTTATGCCGCCGTGGCCATGGCCACCGATTATGATTGCTGGAAGCAGGATGAAGCCCCGGTCACTTGGGATGAAATTTTATCGGTGTTCAACAAAAATGCCGATAATGTCAAACAATTGTTCATTAAGGCTGTTTCACAAATAACTGCCATGGGTTGA
- a CDS encoding thioredoxin family protein — MRKENILVGILVVLVLGGLYIYSRPGADSGAQVTQVNIEPPAVEDQAPQNLSMAASKNISWNDYTPGMALAEKQGKSIFLYFHASWCGYCVKLKKETFTDDRIKAYLNDHFVSIGVDTDKRKKLAQQWGVRGLPTLWFLDADGTKINNLPGFVDADQLLSILQYIHTQSYKTMNFQEYVQQKKS, encoded by the coding sequence ATGAGAAAAGAAAATATTCTGGTGGGGATACTGGTGGTGCTGGTGTTGGGTGGACTATATATATACAGCCGGCCTGGGGCGGATTCGGGTGCCCAGGTAACCCAGGTAAACATTGAACCGCCTGCTGTTGAAGATCAAGCCCCGCAAAATTTATCAATGGCAGCGTCCAAAAATATTTCCTGGAATGATTACACCCCGGGCATGGCCCTGGCCGAGAAACAGGGTAAAAGCATTTTTCTTTATTTCCATGCGTCCTGGTGCGGATACTGCGTTAAATTAAAAAAGGAAACCTTCACGGATGACCGGATAAAAGCCTACCTGAACGACCATTTTGTCAGTATTGGCGTGGATACGGATAAACGAAAAAAACTGGCCCAGCAATGGGGGGTTCGGGGGCTTCCAACCCTCTGGTTCCTGGACGCGGACGGAACAAAAATCAATAATCTGCCCGGATTTGTTGATGCGGATCAGTTGCTCTCAATTTTGCAGTATATTCACACCCAAAGTTACAAAACCATGAATTTTCAGGAATATGTCCAACAAAAAAAGTCTTGA
- a CDS encoding IS1634 family transposase, with amino-acid sequence MADNVNNNVETKPIGFAPILQHYFHKCCIADIIDQNVPLDARRNMLTHGQASIAMITAILFQVMSLYKVCKFARESNVLDVIFPDISPDEYFDDRLGDTLDAIHKFGIGNLELLITRHIIEAFEIQTEICHNDTTCAQVYGENNKNRSEQSIKISYGYSKQYRKDLKQLVWSMTASSDSSFPLFQQTYSGNTADVETYVEQWHHLIDLLGKKDFLFAGDSKVATHGNMAHIDDHGGYFLSPLPMYASYQEALFKALDKHNHETLIPYKDQMNRGVEVPLTFEHENKSYTFRMIILFDQGLFYRRKKSLLERITKTQVAFDELAQKINAYKLKTKDSIEQACQAILKKHKTQAFFDFVVHNDPVVTYKNARPGRPAKNAEKIAVYEDHFSIELNYNESACTKAQYQIGYYPLVTNKPASDFSIEDAMLAHKNQYKVEHLYKRSKSGYNLEPIYLQTPDRIEAYLFLFKIALQILVLMERTARIKIAERDKGLDNFMPNKRDVRNPKTENMLAMFEFVVCGVILLHDGSRQYFVSKLTETQKDILSILDVPEKCYTYQYLFDTS; translated from the coding sequence GCAGCATTATTTTCACAAATGTTGCATCGCTGATATTATTGACCAGAACGTCCCTCTTGATGCAAGACGTAACATGCTCACTCATGGGCAGGCAAGTATAGCAATGATCACCGCCATTCTTTTTCAGGTTATGTCTCTTTACAAGGTTTGCAAATTTGCCAGGGAATCAAATGTCCTGGATGTTATTTTCCCTGACATAAGTCCGGATGAATATTTTGACGATAGGCTGGGTGATACCTTAGACGCTATTCACAAATTCGGCATTGGTAATCTGGAACTGCTGATTACCCGACATATAATTGAAGCCTTTGAGATTCAGACAGAAATCTGTCATAACGATACGACCTGTGCGCAAGTTTACGGCGAGAATAATAAAAACAGATCCGAACAGAGCATCAAGATCTCATACGGATACAGCAAACAATACCGCAAAGACCTGAAACAATTGGTATGGTCCATGACAGCCAGTTCTGACAGTAGCTTTCCCTTATTCCAACAAACATATAGTGGCAACACCGCCGATGTGGAAACCTATGTGGAACAGTGGCACCATTTGATTGACCTGCTGGGAAAGAAAGATTTTTTATTTGCCGGCGATTCCAAGGTGGCTACACACGGGAATATGGCGCACATAGATGATCACGGAGGATATTTTTTAAGTCCTCTGCCCATGTACGCCTCCTATCAAGAAGCTCTTTTCAAAGCACTGGATAAGCACAATCACGAGACCCTGATTCCTTACAAAGATCAAATGAATCGGGGAGTTGAGGTGCCTCTGACTTTTGAACACGAGAACAAAAGTTATACCTTCAGAATGATCATCCTTTTCGATCAGGGCTTGTTTTACCGCCGTAAAAAATCTCTTCTGGAACGAATCACTAAAACCCAAGTCGCATTTGATGAACTCGCCCAAAAAATAAATGCATATAAATTAAAGACGAAGGACAGCATTGAGCAGGCTTGTCAGGCCATACTAAAAAAACATAAGACACAGGCCTTTTTTGATTTTGTTGTCCACAACGATCCAGTGGTCACGTATAAAAATGCACGGCCCGGTCGACCAGCCAAAAATGCAGAAAAAATTGCGGTCTATGAAGATCACTTCTCTATAGAACTCAATTATAATGAGTCCGCCTGTACCAAGGCGCAATATCAAATCGGCTATTATCCACTCGTAACCAACAAGCCGGCTTCTGATTTTTCAATAGAAGATGCGATGCTGGCTCATAAAAATCAGTACAAGGTGGAGCATCTTTATAAACGGTCAAAGTCAGGTTACAATCTCGAACCGATTTATCTGCAAACGCCTGATAGAATAGAAGCTTATCTTTTCCTTTTCAAAATAGCGCTTCAAATTTTGGTCCTTATGGAAAGAACGGCCAGAATAAAAATTGCCGAACGGGATAAAGGTTTGGATAATTTCATGCCCAATAAAAGGGATGTGCGTAACCCTAAAACAGAAAACATGTTGGCAATGTTTGAATTTGTCGTATGTGGCGTAATACTGCTTCATGATGGAAGCCGGCAATATTTTGTCTCCAAGCTGACCGAGACACAAAAAGATATTTTATCGATTCTGGATGTGCCGGAAAAATGCTACACTTACCAATATTTGTTTGATACTTCATAA